A single genomic interval of Adhaeribacter pallidiroseus harbors:
- a CDS encoding glycoside hydrolase family 5 protein, translating into MKTKPFYCRMPLHSLFLTWLGFLLISLSIHVQAQPKTRNITAFEIKRGTNISHWLSQSTRVGAERQAFFTEKDVANIASLGFDHIRLPVDEMQLWNEAGQKEPEAFALLHQAINWSQKYHLKTVVDLHILRSHYFNAAEKPLFTQAAAQERFYQCWRDLSSELKRYPVTQVAYELMNEPVADNPEDWNKIVEKAIQVIRANEPARIIVVGSNRWQSHEEFDTLRIPANDKNLLLSFHYYLPFLLTHYQASWTKTAKYQGPVHYPGRTVTDEELAAQPADIANLVTNYEKSHIKTVYNAAKFQQDFQKPLDFARRYGLKLYCGEWGALNTTPKADRLRWYQDMVTVLEKNNIAWANWDYKGGGFGFTNAQGENYQPEMIKILTGKAVTARK; encoded by the coding sequence ATGAAAACAAAGCCTTTTTATTGCCGAATGCCGCTGCACAGCTTGTTTCTGACTTGGCTGGGATTTTTGCTTATCTCGTTATCTATCCATGTTCAAGCCCAGCCAAAAACCAGAAACATTACGGCTTTCGAGATAAAACGAGGCACCAACATTAGCCATTGGTTATCGCAAAGTACGCGGGTAGGAGCGGAACGGCAAGCTTTTTTTACGGAGAAAGATGTGGCCAATATAGCTTCTTTGGGTTTTGACCATATACGATTGCCCGTTGATGAAATGCAGCTATGGAACGAAGCCGGCCAGAAAGAGCCCGAGGCATTTGCTTTGCTGCATCAGGCCATCAACTGGAGTCAGAAGTACCATCTTAAAACCGTAGTAGATTTACATATTCTGCGCTCGCATTATTTTAATGCTGCCGAAAAACCGCTCTTCACCCAAGCCGCTGCCCAAGAGCGCTTTTACCAATGCTGGCGCGATCTTTCCTCGGAACTGAAAAGATATCCGGTAACCCAGGTCGCCTACGAGCTCATGAACGAGCCCGTAGCCGATAACCCGGAGGATTGGAACAAGATAGTAGAAAAAGCTATTCAGGTAATCCGGGCAAATGAACCAGCGCGAATAATTGTGGTGGGTTCTAACCGGTGGCAATCGCACGAAGAGTTTGATACCTTACGGATCCCGGCAAATGATAAAAACCTCTTGTTAAGCTTTCATTACTATTTGCCTTTTCTGCTTACCCACTACCAGGCCAGCTGGACCAAAACCGCAAAATACCAGGGACCGGTGCATTACCCCGGGCGTACGGTAACCGACGAAGAACTTGCTGCTCAACCCGCCGACATAGCTAACCTGGTTACTAATTACGAAAAGAGCCATATTAAAACCGTTTACAATGCAGCCAAATTTCAGCAGGATTTTCAAAAACCTTTGGATTTTGCCCGGCGCTACGGCTTAAAATTATATTGCGGAGAATGGGGTGCCCTAAATACTACGCCCAAAGCCGACCGGTTACGCTGGTACCAGGATATGGTAACGGTTTTGGAAAAAAATAACATTGCCTGGGCCAATTGGGATTACAAAGGCGGGGGTTTTGGCTTTACCAATGCTCAAGGCGAAAATTATCAACCCGAAATGATAAAAATTTTGACGGGAAAAGCGGTAACCGCAAGAAAATAA
- a CDS encoding DUF6515 family protein: MRKAPTSGSYWKQLLYYKKLVYFVAIALLGGLIFPDTGMAQRPDRHNAPEYNRSNGHENKRPNREGRRSSEATPDRAHQSSYYRPEPSRQPSYQPGRQNSRELAYGGRRDYRYRGTPRPTQPYYAPNRDRSPAWHYRNLPRRGYSVPMAPARSINIAFGGLYFHYDNGVYYRSMHGRYVVVPAPFGLRTRVIPTGHLRFYVNQRPYYYYYGTYYVPQNGYYEVVKPPVGALVESIPDGYEQMVLDGETYYLVDGVQYKPVLHNNEIWYEVLKVD; this comes from the coding sequence ATGAGAAAGGCACCTACGTCAGGTTCTTACTGGAAACAATTACTTTATTATAAAAAACTGGTTTATTTCGTAGCTATAGCTTTGCTGGGCGGATTGATTTTTCCGGACACCGGAATGGCGCAACGTCCGGATCGGCATAACGCTCCCGAATATAACCGCTCTAATGGGCACGAAAATAAGCGACCGAACCGGGAAGGGCGCCGCTCTTCCGAAGCTACCCCCGATAGAGCTCATCAAAGTTCGTACTACCGCCCGGAGCCGAGCCGGCAACCTTCTTACCAGCCCGGCCGGCAAAACAGCCGGGAACTAGCGTACGGCGGCCGCCGAGATTACCGCTACCGAGGAACACCAAGGCCTACCCAGCCCTACTATGCCCCCAACCGCGATAGAAGCCCTGCTTGGCATTACCGCAACTTACCCCGCCGAGGCTATTCGGTACCCATGGCTCCTGCTCGTTCCATTAATATAGCATTTGGGGGACTGTATTTTCATTATGATAATGGCGTTTATTACCGTTCTATGCACGGAAGGTACGTGGTAGTACCGGCTCCCTTCGGACTTCGTACCCGGGTTATTCCCACCGGGCACCTTCGGTTTTACGTTAATCAGCGGCCTTACTATTATTACTACGGCACCTATTACGTGCCCCAGAACGGCTACTACGAAGTGGTGAAACCACCGGTAGGTGCTCTGGTTGAAAGTATTCCGGATGGCTACGAACAAATGGTGCTAGACGGGGAAACCTATTACCTGGTAGATGGGGTGCAGTATAAGCCGGTGCTCCACAACAACGAAATCTGGTACGAGGTACTAAAAGTAGATTGA
- a CDS encoding 3-keto-disaccharide hydrolase, which produces MKKLALLSAVISLCFLTGLSSFQPKEDWENLLDKDLSKWEMYLSYRHKVGYKGEQPKDADGVAIKPIGYNKNTNNVFSVTEEKGEPVLRISGEIYGCVFTKQEYQNYHLKLKVKWGQKKWEPRTTLLKDSGVLYHSIGESGQDYWRAWMLGQEFQIMEGHMGDYWTIANSAVDIRAYLPEGNMNTVASAKQPFLPLGKGTNLGGFCLRSEDHESPSGDWTDIELICYQDKSLHIVNGHVVMVLQNSRYVENDKTIPLTKGKLQLQSEAAEVFYKDVKIKSLPELPKKYAAYFTN; this is translated from the coding sequence ATGAAAAAATTAGCCTTACTTTCTGCTGTTATCTCGCTCTGTTTTCTAACAGGCCTGAGTTCTTTTCAGCCGAAAGAAGATTGGGAAAACCTGCTCGACAAAGATTTGAGTAAGTGGGAAATGTATTTGAGCTATCGGCACAAAGTAGGGTATAAAGGCGAACAGCCCAAAGATGCCGATGGTGTGGCTATTAAACCGATTGGTTATAATAAAAATACTAATAATGTTTTCTCGGTAACAGAAGAAAAAGGCGAACCGGTGCTGCGCATCAGCGGCGAAATTTACGGATGCGTTTTCACGAAACAAGAGTACCAAAACTACCATTTAAAGCTAAAAGTAAAATGGGGCCAGAAAAAGTGGGAACCGCGCACCACCCTTCTGAAAGATTCCGGGGTGCTCTACCATTCCATCGGCGAAAGTGGCCAGGATTACTGGCGGGCCTGGATGCTGGGCCAAGAATTTCAAATAATGGAAGGCCACATGGGCGATTACTGGACTATTGCTAATTCAGCGGTTGATATACGCGCTTATTTGCCGGAAGGAAACATGAACACGGTGGCTAGTGCCAAACAGCCGTTCTTACCATTGGGCAAAGGTACCAATCTCGGGGGCTTTTGCCTGCGCAGCGAAGACCACGAGAGTCCCAGCGGCGACTGGACCGACATAGAACTAATTTGCTACCAGGATAAAAGTCTTCATATCGTAAACGGGCACGTGGTAATGGTACTGCAAAACTCCCGCTACGTAGAAAATGATAAAACCATTCCTCTTACCAAAGGCAAATTACAACTGCAAAGCGAAGCCGCCGAGGTTTTTTACAAAGATGTAAAAATTAAAAGTCTGCCGGAGTTGCCTAAAAAATACGCCGCGTACTTTACTAACTAA
- a CDS encoding iron chaperone, which produces MKETDRSKTAQNVDEYFQGFSEEVQAVLEQVRQTIRATAPQAKEVISYQIPGYNYLGPLVYFAGFKNHCSLFVTNKQIFKIFTEELLHFKTSGTTIHFTAHKPLPSSLIQKIVQFKMRENEERDALKKQTALMKKQKPLSYK; this is translated from the coding sequence ATGAAAGAGACAGATCGTTCTAAAACTGCTCAAAACGTAGATGAATACTTTCAGGGATTTTCGGAAGAGGTACAAGCCGTTCTGGAACAAGTGCGGCAGACCATCCGGGCTACGGCTCCCCAGGCTAAAGAAGTTATTAGCTATCAAATTCCGGGGTATAACTACTTAGGACCACTTGTTTATTTTGCCGGCTTTAAAAATCATTGCTCCTTGTTTGTAACGAATAAACAAATTTTTAAAATTTTCACGGAAGAACTGCTGCATTTTAAAACTTCGGGCACTACAATTCATTTTACCGCCCATAAGCCCTTGCCAAGCTCCCTGATTCAAAAAATTGTACAATTCAAAATGCGGGAAAACGAAGAAAGAGATGCTCTGAAAAAACAAACAGCCCTAATGAAAAAACAAAAACCGCTTTCTTATAAATAG
- a CDS encoding winged helix-turn-helix transcriptional regulator — protein sequence MTKIKESSTNQSNKATALFACPVTFTLTKIGGRWKPLIIYNLLEGPKRYSALKKLIPAITEKMLIQHLKELEADQLVSRQALAIVPPHVEYSLTPSGRALGPAMQEMANWGFTYRDSDAQ from the coding sequence ATGACAAAAATCAAAGAATCATCTACCAATCAAAGCAACAAAGCCACGGCTTTATTTGCCTGCCCGGTAACATTTACCCTTACCAAAATCGGAGGCCGCTGGAAACCGCTTATTATTTATAATTTACTCGAGGGCCCGAAACGGTATAGTGCATTAAAAAAGCTGATTCCGGCCATTACCGAAAAAATGCTGATTCAACATTTAAAAGAACTGGAAGCCGACCAACTGGTAAGCCGCCAGGCTTTAGCTATTGTGCCGCCACACGTGGAATACAGCTTAACCCCTTCCGGGCGAGCACTTGGTCCGGCCATGCAGGAAATGGCTAATTGGGGTTTTACCTACCGCGACTCTGATGCGCAATAA
- a CDS encoding DUF808 domain-containing protein, whose translation MPSGLLALLDDIGALVKVSAASLDDVPTQVAKTTGKVSGIVIDDTAVTPKYVVGLDPARELAIIFQIAKKSLINKIVFLAPAALLLGFFAPWAIQPILMLGGAYLCFEGYEKVHSLFSHHEETPAPAEEVKPITPEELEQERITSAVRTDIILSSEIIAIAYSQVATQPLTTQIVVLLAVAVFITAAVYGFVGLIVKADDFGVHLAKEKQHPMVRNIGRGIVKFMPHFLKILGYVGTAAMLWVGFEIITHGIRVLHHLVETLEHTLASVPPLAWLAKAVACAIGGLILGFIIEKIVSLVRKLFKKK comes from the coding sequence ATGCCTTCCGGACTACTTGCTTTATTGGATGATATTGGTGCCCTGGTAAAAGTTAGCGCGGCCAGCCTCGACGATGTTCCCACGCAGGTTGCCAAAACTACGGGTAAAGTATCCGGTATTGTGATAGATGATACGGCCGTAACCCCGAAGTACGTAGTAGGCCTGGACCCCGCCCGCGAACTGGCCATCATCTTTCAAATCGCAAAAAAATCGCTGATTAATAAAATTGTTTTTTTAGCGCCGGCGGCGTTATTGTTGGGTTTCTTCGCGCCCTGGGCCATTCAACCTATTTTAATGCTGGGCGGGGCTTATTTGTGTTTTGAGGGCTACGAAAAAGTACATTCCCTGTTTAGTCATCACGAGGAAACGCCTGCCCCAGCGGAAGAAGTAAAACCGATTACACCGGAGGAATTAGAGCAAGAAAGAATTACCAGCGCCGTACGCACAGATATTATACTTTCTTCGGAAATTATCGCGATTGCGTACAGTCAGGTTGCCACCCAACCTTTAACTACGCAAATTGTGGTGTTATTGGCCGTAGCCGTTTTTATAACCGCGGCCGTTTACGGCTTTGTGGGCCTGATCGTAAAAGCCGACGATTTTGGAGTGCATTTAGCTAAGGAAAAACAACACCCAATGGTGCGGAATATTGGGCGCGGCATTGTTAAGTTTATGCCGCATTTTTTAAAAATTTTGGGCTATGTGGGCACCGCGGCTATGCTGTGGGTAGGGTTCGAAATTATTACCCACGGTATTCGTGTATTACACCATTTAGTAGAAACGTTGGAACACACGCTAGCCAGCGTACCTCCCTTAGCCTGGCTAGCCAAGGCGGTAGCCTGCGCCATTGGCGGCTTAATTTTAGGTTTTATAATTGAAAAAATAGTAAGTCTGGTTCGTAAATTATTTAAAAAAAAGTAA
- a CDS encoding VOC family protein: MENTPESTQKITPFLWFDNQAEEAMQHYTSIFKNSRINSVSRYGEGGPGPKGTVMTASFSLNGQEFVALNGGPLYKFTEAISFVINCETQEEIDDLWEKLSAGGEEGRCGWLKDKFGLSWQIVPPVLSKLLGDPDRAKANRVMQAMLKMKKIDIPTLKQAYEAETLEVQ, encoded by the coding sequence ATGGAAAATACACCAGAGAGCACGCAAAAAATTACCCCCTTTTTATGGTTCGACAACCAGGCCGAAGAAGCAATGCAGCATTATACTTCTATTTTTAAAAATTCCCGGATCAACAGTGTATCTCGTTATGGCGAAGGCGGCCCCGGACCTAAAGGCACCGTTATGACTGCCTCGTTCTCATTAAATGGGCAAGAATTTGTGGCTTTAAACGGAGGGCCCCTTTATAAATTTACGGAGGCTATTTCGTTTGTGATAAATTGCGAAACTCAGGAAGAAATTGATGATCTGTGGGAGAAACTCTCGGCGGGAGGCGAAGAAGGCCGTTGCGGCTGGCTAAAAGATAAATTTGGCTTATCGTGGCAAATTGTTCCGCCAGTATTGTCAAAACTCTTAGGAGATCCGGATCGAGCAAAAGCTAACCGGGTCATGCAAGCTATGCTGAAAATGAAAAAGATTGACATACCTACCTTAAAGCAAGCCTACGAAGCAGAAACTTTGGAAGTACAATAA
- a CDS encoding ThuA domain-containing protein produces MNRFKFLLFFFVFQVALASSAWAQKQFKVLLVTTTKGWHHESVHAGVLALQQLGARNFFDVVLWEDPNGFTDKYLEQFKAVVFLNTTGDIFDENQQKVLERFIQGGKGFVGIHSASDTEYEWPWYTKMVGRMFHIHPTIQTAKLKVLDPKFPGLQGFADDKQWTEELYEFGPEKTTGLNYILSVDETTYNPKVDWGRVKGEGMGKLHPLAWYHNYDGGRAFYTALGHLPTNFSEPAFQNHLLAGIFWAATGKK; encoded by the coding sequence ATGAACCGTTTTAAATTTCTACTCTTCTTTTTTGTGTTTCAGGTAGCTCTCGCCTCTAGTGCGTGGGCGCAAAAACAATTTAAAGTATTATTGGTAACCACTACCAAAGGCTGGCACCACGAATCGGTACACGCGGGGGTGTTGGCCTTGCAACAATTAGGGGCCCGCAATTTTTTTGACGTAGTTTTGTGGGAAGACCCAAACGGATTTACCGATAAATACCTGGAGCAATTTAAGGCAGTAGTATTTTTAAATACCACCGGCGATATTTTCGACGAAAACCAGCAAAAAGTATTGGAACGCTTTATTCAGGGCGGCAAAGGTTTTGTGGGCATTCACAGCGCCTCCGATACCGAGTACGAATGGCCCTGGTACACCAAAATGGTCGGCCGTATGTTTCACATCCATCCCACTATTCAAACGGCTAAATTAAAAGTACTCGATCCCAAATTCCCGGGTTTGCAGGGCTTTGCCGACGATAAACAATGGACCGAAGAATTATACGAATTTGGTCCGGAAAAAACCACTGGCTTAAATTACATTCTCAGCGTTGATGAAACCACGTATAACCCTAAAGTAGATTGGGGCCGGGTTAAAGGCGAAGGCATGGGCAAATTACACCCTTTAGCCTGGTACCACAACTACGACGGCGGACGTGCTTTTTACACGGCCCTGGGTCATTTACCCACCAACTTCAGCGAACCAGCTTTTCAGAATCACTTGTTAGCGGGCATTTTCTGGGCCGCTACCGGCAAGAAGTAA
- a CDS encoding NmrA family NAD(P)-binding protein: MKYVVTGSLGHISKPLAQHLIQAGHQVTIISSKPDKVAAIEKLGAAAAVGSVEDTAFLIKTFTGADAVYTMVPPYFTTSGWREYIAQVGKNYAEAIRATGVKHVVNLSSIGAHMPEGCGPVSGVYHVEEALNALENVNVKHLRPGYFYYNFLNNAAMAKHMGILGGNFGEETKMVLVDTGDIAKAAAEELLNLDFTGKSIRYIVSDERTTSEIAAILGQAVGKPDLHWVDFTDEDTLAAMVQNGLPEEMAKNYTEMGAAMRNGSMFAEYRQQENPPISQTKLESFGPVFAQAYAHA, translated from the coding sequence ATGAAATACGTTGTAACCGGTTCCTTAGGGCACATCAGCAAACCTTTGGCGCAGCACTTAATACAGGCAGGCCACCAAGTAACTATTATCAGCAGCAAGCCCGATAAAGTTGCCGCTATTGAGAAATTAGGCGCCGCGGCTGCCGTGGGCTCCGTAGAAGATACGGCCTTTTTAATTAAAACTTTTACTGGTGCCGATGCGGTTTATACCATGGTACCCCCTTATTTTACCACAAGCGGATGGCGGGAGTACATTGCCCAAGTTGGTAAAAATTATGCCGAAGCCATTAGAGCCACCGGCGTAAAACACGTGGTAAACCTAAGCAGTATCGGGGCGCACATGCCGGAAGGTTGCGGACCGGTAAGTGGCGTATACCACGTGGAGGAAGCCTTAAATGCGTTAGAAAACGTTAACGTGAAGCATTTAAGACCCGGCTATTTTTATTATAACTTCTTGAATAATGCCGCCATGGCCAAGCACATGGGTATTTTGGGCGGCAACTTTGGTGAAGAAACTAAAATGGTGCTAGTGGACACGGGTGATATTGCCAAAGCGGCTGCCGAAGAATTGTTAAATCTGGATTTTACCGGAAAAAGCATCCGGTATATTGTATCGGACGAACGTACTACCTCCGAAATAGCCGCTATATTAGGCCAGGCCGTTGGTAAACCGGATTTACACTGGGTAGATTTTACGGATGAAGATACCTTAGCGGCTATGGTGCAAAACGGTTTACCCGAAGAAATGGCAAAAAATTACACCGAAATGGGTGCCGCAATGCGTAACGGCAGCATGTTTGCCGAATACCGGCAACAAGAAAACCCGCCAATCAGCCAAACTAAACTGGAATCTTTTGGGCCGGTGTTTGCCCAGGCTTATGCCCATGCTTAA
- a CDS encoding sugar phosphate isomerase/epimerase family protein, which produces MMQNRRNFLKNSGALAVAGLLPFLGKANALLPSLAAPKYPLIGIQTYTLNFLLNGPDVDTKAVLKQIADIGVKELETATGTATGLYYGHKPQEFGAMVKDLGMTWVGNHYGGLPRTRPNPATSASGAVGAIATPPTSPARPPMPGGPRTNLAENLQQIVDEAAAGGCSWVVCSSSAESTMDEIKKTTEIFSKAGEAARKNKMRFAYHNHQSEFTKVDGVSAYDYILTQTNKNEVYMELDLAWAFLAKMDPVAMFKQYPNRFPLWHVKDIDPSTNRPCPVGAGQFDFKRVYENSKLSGVEHTFIEQDGAKTIDDPAASIKWLKTNIYS; this is translated from the coding sequence ATGATGCAGAACAGACGTAATTTTTTAAAAAACTCCGGTGCTTTAGCGGTTGCCGGACTGTTACCGTTTTTAGGCAAGGCAAACGCTCTCCTTCCAAGCTTGGCAGCTCCTAAATATCCGCTCATTGGTATCCAAACGTATACGCTTAACTTTTTGCTGAATGGCCCCGATGTAGATACCAAAGCGGTGTTAAAGCAAATAGCCGATATTGGCGTAAAAGAATTAGAAACCGCCACCGGCACCGCTACCGGCCTTTACTACGGGCATAAACCCCAGGAATTTGGCGCGATGGTAAAAGATTTAGGCATGACTTGGGTAGGCAATCATTACGGAGGTTTGCCGCGCACCCGCCCAAACCCGGCCACCAGCGCTAGTGGGGCAGTAGGCGCTATAGCTACGCCTCCTACCAGTCCGGCCCGGCCGCCCATGCCCGGTGGGCCCCGTACTAACTTAGCCGAAAACTTGCAGCAAATAGTAGACGAAGCCGCCGCCGGTGGTTGTTCTTGGGTAGTGTGCTCCAGTTCGGCCGAATCCACGATGGATGAAATTAAAAAAACTACCGAAATCTTTTCCAAAGCCGGTGAGGCCGCCCGTAAAAACAAAATGCGTTTTGCTTACCATAATCACCAGTCGGAATTTACGAAAGTAGATGGCGTTAGTGCTTACGATTACATTTTAACGCAAACCAACAAAAACGAAGTGTACATGGAACTAGATTTAGCTTGGGCATTTCTGGCTAAAATGGACCCGGTAGCTATGTTTAAACAATACCCTAACCGTTTCCCGCTGTGGCACGTGAAAGACATTGATCCTAGCACCAATCGGCCCTGCCCCGTAGGTGCCGGACAATTTGATTTTAAGCGCGTTTACGAAAACTCAAAATTATCCGGGGTGGAGCACACTTTTATTGAACAGGACGGCGCCAAAACCATCGACGATCCGGCGGCCAGCATCAAGTGGTTAAAAACTAACATCTACTCCTGA
- a CDS encoding IS5 family transposase (programmed frameshift), translating into MVTKYEQIRFLSEALFRRLTGVHKATFEHMKAVLSEQIAKNKKVLGRPSRLSEADQVLMMLEYNREYRTYFHIAQSYQVSEATAFRLITRAENLLLQSGEFSLPGKKALLQSSISYQVVLVDATETRIERPHKKQRRYYSAKKKQHHLKTQMIVDKKSGKIICTHFAKGAVHDFQLFKCSQLKLPTPILLLADSGYQGIKKLIPQAHTPKKASKHYPLTRQDQQQNRALSSQRIKIENVFGFLKRFKIFATKYRNRRKRFGLRFNLFAAIANYDTI; encoded by the exons ATGGTGACAAAATACGAACAAATCCGCTTTTTAAGCGAAGCTCTTTTCCGGCGCTTAACAGGGGTGCATAAAGCCACCTTTGAGCACATGAAAGCAGTTTTAAGCGAACAAATAGCCAAAAACAAGAAAGTTCTCGGTCGTCCTAGTCGCTTGTCGGAGGCCGATCAAGTATTGATGATGTTAGAATATAATCGGGAATACCGGACCTATTTTCACATCGCTCAGAGCTACCAAGTGAGTGAAGCCACGGCCTTCCGCTTGATTACACGAGCGGAAAATCTTTTACTCCAATCCGGGGAATTTAGCTTACCTGGCAAAAAAGCCCTTCTCCAAAGTTCCATCAGTTACCAAGTAGTACTGGTAGATGCTACGGAGACAAGAATCGAACGTCCCCA CAAAAAACAAAGACGCTACTACTCGGCTAAAAAGAAACAACATCATCTGAAAACACAAATGATAGTGGATAAGAAGAGCGGAAAAATCATTTGTACGCATTTTGCCAAAGGAGCAGTGCATGATTTCCAACTTTTTAAATGCAGCCAGCTTAAACTCCCAACTCCTATCCTGCTATTAGCGGATTCGGGTTATCAAGGAATCAAAAAGTTGATCCCGCAAGCCCATACCCCGAAGAAGGCCTCCAAACATTATCCTTTAACGCGGCAAGACCAGCAACAAAACCGAGCGTTGTCTTCCCAGCGAATCAAGATTGAAAACGTGTTTGGTTTTCTTAAACGATTCAAAATTTTTGCTACCAAGTATAGAAATCGTCGAAAGCGCTTTGGCTTACGCTTTAACCTCTTTGCTGCCATTGCTAATTACGACACTATCTAA
- a CDS encoding N-acetylmuramoyl-L-alanine amidase translates to MKINLFRLVAMVLASFGLYCCATNPYAQTNKSYKKQVKAFTRRLRQVPVITPGADSLFMSDLWVGATNFNSRKPNFVIIHHTAQSSTAQTLQTFTQPRTQVSAHYVIGRDGKIYHMLNDYLRAWHAGIAKWGNTTDVNSSSIGIELDNNGSEPFAEPQISSLLKLLATLKKAYNIPTSNFIGHSDIAPTRKNDPSAIFPWQQLAQQGFGLWYDADALTSNRPADSSAISILPDLADTTLTAVALADTLLLPADSLVSQDSVPLHFNPLEALRIIGYDVTDEAAAIKAFKLHFVQTEVNTVLTKTDKQILYNLYKKYL, encoded by the coding sequence ATGAAAATTAACTTATTCCGCTTGGTTGCAATGGTACTAGCCAGTTTTGGTTTATACTGCTGCGCTACCAACCCGTATGCACAAACGAATAAGTCTTATAAAAAGCAAGTAAAAGCTTTTACCCGCCGCTTGCGGCAGGTACCCGTAATAACGCCGGGTGCCGATAGCCTGTTTATGAGCGATTTATGGGTAGGCGCTACTAACTTTAACAGCCGCAAACCTAATTTCGTGATTATTCACCATACGGCGCAAAGCTCCACCGCGCAAACCCTGCAAACATTTACCCAGCCCCGCACCCAGGTAAGTGCCCATTACGTTATCGGGCGCGACGGAAAAATTTACCACATGCTCAACGATTATTTGCGCGCCTGGCACGCCGGGATCGCTAAATGGGGCAATACCACTGATGTTAATTCATCTTCTATCGGCATAGAGTTAGATAATAATGGCAGCGAGCCATTTGCAGAGCCCCAAATATCCAGCCTTTTAAAATTATTGGCTACCCTCAAGAAAGCCTACAACATTCCAACATCTAATTTCATTGGCCATTCCGATATTGCTCCAACCCGCAAAAACGACCCTAGTGCTATTTTCCCCTGGCAGCAACTGGCGCAACAAGGCTTTGGTTTATGGTACGACGCGGATGCCTTAACTTCTAACCGGCCTGCTGACTCCTCGGCCATTAGCATACTACCTGATTTAGCCGATACTACTTTAACGGCTGTTGCCTTAGCCGACACCCTGCTGCTACCAGCGGACAGCCTGGTAAGCCAGGATAGCGTGCCCCTCCATTTTAATCCTCTGGAAGCTTTACGAATTATTGGGTACGATGTAACCGATGAGGCGGCAGCTATTAAAGCTTTTAAGTTACACTTTGTGCAAACCGAAGTTAATACTGTTTTAACCAAAACAGATAAACAGATTTTATATAATTTATACAAAAAATACCTATAA